The genomic interval TCTGCAAAAAACCATCTTCAAAAGCGTATGAAAATGGATTTCCTGAATGCCGGCCCTCCATAGCTCTTGTATCCGCATGAGGATCTAAATTCACTACAGAAATTGGCTGACACATAGCTTCTGAAACACCTTTAATAATCGGATATGCATTATTATGTCCGCCTCCTATTACGATTGGAATTCCTCCAGCTTCAACAACTTCCTGAACCCAAATCGACACCAGGTAATCTAAGTCATCAACATGCATATTTGAAATTGCTGTGATCGATTCTTTTAAACAAATGTATCCATGTATGCAAATAGAATTTCCGCTCAAAAATTGATTGGATTGAACAGCCAGGAATCGAGTGATAAAAGCATCAAATGCTAAATCAGAACCGCCTTTTCCCGCATTCAAACGCGGACCAATATCTTCCTTAATTCCGATAATATGAAAACGCTTTTCCTTCCAACCTTCTAAACCAGCAACGGAGCGAAAAAGAACATTTTGGCCAATTCGAATTTCTCCATCTCTTTCCGTTAACCACTGCTTCAAATGAAGATCTTCTGGAAACTGTACCTTAAAATAAGTTGATTCAAGCATGATGCTTTTCCATTAATTGAACAAAAGTAGTTGGCGGCGGAATTGGTCGCATGGTCTCCTTCGAAACAAAGACCAAAGTCGTTTTTGCTTTACACAAACATTCTTCCTTTTCGTTAAATAACGAATATTCAAAAAACAATCGAGGGCCTTTCAGTTCCGTAATTGCAGTTAAAACAGTTAATTCATCATCATAGAACGCAGGTTTGAAATAATCTACTTCAAAATGACTCACTGGCAACATTACTCCACTTTCTTCCAAATCTTTGTAACTCATTCCTAAAAATCGCATCGCTTCAACCCTTCCAACTTCAAAATAAGCTGCATAATTTCCATAATAGCAATAGCCCATTTGATCCGTTTCGCCATACCTAACTCGGACCTTTGTTGGAAATTCAAATGAAGTTTTCATGAAAAAAAAATTGGAATTAAAACGGGTTAAATGTCGTAACTATTTTTCAGATTATGAGTTAGAAAATAAATGTTGTTAAAACTATCTTTACAGATGAATAATTTGCGCTATTAACAAGCTAATTTTGTACATTTGAAAGAAAGGCGATTTTTCTATTCGAATAAAAAAATTTAACATTTACCTATAAAATTTGCTTATTCATCGAACAATCAACACATTTTAATAAAATAAGAAGATGGTG from Fluviicola taffensis DSM 16823 carries:
- a CDS encoding formimidoylglutamase, translating into MLESTYFKVQFPEDLHLKQWLTERDGEIRIGQNVLFRSVAGLEGWKEKRFHIIGIKEDIGPRLNAGKGGSDLAFDAFITRFLAVQSNQFLSGNSICIHGYICLKESITAISNMHVDDLDYLVSIWVQEVVEAGGIPIVIGGGHNNAYPIIKGVSEAMCQPISVVNLDPHADTRAMEGRHSGNPFSYAFEDGFLQNYSVLGLHESYNNQFILDRLQEMNAFFTFYESWLEKSFKFQADIDKVYDTHFQDLMGVELDMDAIAYMPSSAFSPSGISVDQARIYIRKMASLEKVCYLHLPEAAPKNEMEELVVGKALTYLVTDFLKEYLKHHH
- a CDS encoding acyl-CoA thioesterase gives rise to the protein MKTSFEFPTKVRVRYGETDQMGYCYYGNYAAYFEVGRVEAMRFLGMSYKDLEESGVMLPVSHFEVDYFKPAFYDDELTVLTAITELKGPRLFFEYSLFNEKEECLCKAKTTLVFVSKETMRPIPPPTTFVQLMEKHHA